One stretch of Amycolatopsis tolypomycina DNA includes these proteins:
- a CDS encoding MFS transporter, protein MIVLPLALAQFVASYAATTMTVAVSAIAADLGTTVIGVQTAITVFTLTMASLMVPGSKLSDLLGRKRCFLAGLAVYGTGALLASATPGPGLLIVGYSLLEGIGSALMIPPIYILVTVTSRDLTGRARAFGVVSGAGALGAAAGPLVGGLVTTWLGWRASFLLQVVLVGVIVLLALRIVEPPSPPRERRFDVTGAVLSAAGLFCVVFGVLQAGTQGWPASPVWLFAGLGAAFLIVFFAHVRARERSGREPLVPSGLFRDRGTGLGLLTQHVQWLVLQGSFFVVAVFLQQVRGYDAVETGLMLTPATIGILGASAAAGRLARRHSQRGLVRAGFLLTVAGLVLVLLLVRADSGVASAVPGLFLLGAGVGIMLTASVNLVQSRFPDAAQGDISGVSRSVSNLGSSVGTALAGSVLAGTPHLGGRSFALALTTLAVAALAGLVAALLLPSE, encoded by the coding sequence ATGATCGTGCTGCCACTGGCCCTCGCCCAGTTCGTCGCGAGCTACGCGGCCACCACCATGACGGTGGCCGTCAGCGCCATCGCCGCCGACCTCGGCACCACGGTGATCGGCGTGCAGACGGCGATCACGGTGTTCACCCTGACGATGGCGTCGCTCATGGTGCCCGGCAGCAAGCTGAGCGACCTGCTGGGCCGCAAGCGCTGCTTCCTGGCCGGGCTGGCCGTGTACGGCACCGGCGCGCTGCTGGCCTCGGCCACGCCCGGCCCGGGGCTGCTGATCGTCGGCTACTCGCTGCTCGAGGGAATCGGCTCGGCGCTGATGATCCCGCCGATCTACATCCTGGTCACCGTGACCAGCCGCGACCTCACGGGCCGCGCGCGGGCGTTCGGCGTGGTCAGCGGCGCGGGCGCGCTGGGCGCGGCCGCCGGGCCGCTCGTCGGCGGCCTGGTGACGACGTGGCTCGGCTGGCGCGCGTCCTTCCTCCTGCAGGTGGTCCTGGTCGGCGTGATCGTCCTGCTGGCGCTGCGGATCGTCGAACCGCCGTCCCCGCCACGCGAACGGCGGTTCGACGTCACCGGCGCGGTGCTGTCGGCGGCCGGGCTGTTCTGCGTCGTCTTCGGTGTCCTGCAGGCGGGCACCCAAGGCTGGCCGGCGTCACCGGTGTGGCTGTTCGCCGGGCTCGGCGCCGCGTTCCTGATCGTGTTCTTCGCGCACGTCCGGGCCAGGGAGCGGAGCGGCCGGGAGCCGCTCGTGCCGTCCGGGCTCTTCCGCGACCGCGGTACCGGGCTCGGCCTGCTGACCCAGCACGTGCAGTGGCTCGTCCTGCAGGGGTCGTTCTTCGTGGTGGCGGTGTTCCTGCAGCAGGTCCGCGGTTACGACGCCGTCGAAACCGGGCTGATGCTGACCCCGGCGACGATCGGCATCCTGGGCGCCTCGGCGGCCGCCGGGCGGCTGGCGCGCCGGCATTCGCAGCGTGGGCTGGTCCGGGCCGGCTTCCTCCTCACCGTCGCCGGCCTGGTCCTCGTGCTGCTGCTGGTCCGTGCCGATTCCGGCGTGGCGAGTGCGGTGCCCGGCCTGTTCCTGCTCGGCGCCGGTGTCGGGATCATGCTGACGGCCTCGGTGAACCTGGTGCAGTCCCGCTTCCCGGATGCCGCGCAGGGCGACATCTCGGGCGTGTCCCGCAGTGTGTCGAACCTCGGCTCGTCGGTGGGGACGGCGCTGGCCGGGTCCGTCCTGGCCGGCACGCCGCACCTCGGCGGGCGCTCCTTCGCGCTGGCTCTCACGACACTGGCCGTCGCCGCGCTGGCCGGGCTGGTCGCGGCCCTGCTGCTGCCGTCCGAGTGA
- a CDS encoding SHOCT domain-containing protein, producing MALASAEYPFLNLMWTMLVFFLWIAWFWLLFVAFGDLFRRTDVSGWGKAGWTVLLILLPFLGILLYLVTQGRHLVERHRAREAASGTTGAAQIAEARRLLEEGVIDDAEYQALKRKALAR from the coding sequence ATGGCACTGGCGAGCGCGGAGTACCCCTTCCTGAACCTCATGTGGACCATGCTGGTGTTCTTCCTGTGGATCGCCTGGTTCTGGCTGCTGTTCGTGGCCTTCGGCGACCTGTTCCGCCGCACCGACGTCTCCGGCTGGGGCAAGGCGGGCTGGACGGTGCTGCTCATCCTCCTGCCGTTCCTCGGCATCCTGCTCTACCTGGTCACCCAGGGCCGGCACCTCGTCGAGCGGCACCGGGCGCGGGAAGCCGCGTCCGGCACCACCGGCGCCGCGCAGATCGCCGAAGCGCGGCGGCTGCTGGAGGAGGGCGTCATCGACGACGCGGAATACCAGGCGCTCAAGCGGAAAGCTCTCGCACGGTGA